The Malus domestica chromosome 06, GDT2T_hap1 genome has a segment encoding these proteins:
- the LOC114825637 gene encoding ASI1-immunoprecipitated protein 3, whose protein sequence is MRNRRFAQVTTSDDEDDDVVPRSHQQSAGDTSSRKRKQVKLREGDDEESGEEEKQKSKKKRRGKEKEAETASGSEDEEEEPHVVEDAKPIGEVVKLSGKGRGRRQHYKAFEYDGTRFDLEDPVLLTPEDTKQKPYVAIIKDISRTGGGSMMVLGQWFYRPEEAEKKAGGNWQSTDTRELFYSFHRDEVPAESVMHKCLVHFVPLNKQLPSRKQHPGFIVQKVYDTQGKKLWKLTDRDYEEDKQHEIDLLVQKTIKLLGELPDIEIADNNAYQDDQLKTKRGLIKKNISPLDVSRVEEATARPGHNQKAETPGSCPTSNSEYHSILAKSMALTGDTLRDRWLEKLLQNIRHHVWNSADTTNGIEKRKSGSDDIDQESDRKSTEVGNGSQDNLKSGNTSFLWPEDAVRAVTSLEKASHESLSSDFQKYNQKLRQLGFNLQKNSFLARRLLNRELEPLTIVNMSPEELKEGLTAEERAKKEPDDWERMQMTDARCSRCSEFKVGVRDIIQAGHSARYQLECIACGHSWYAARDAVSMLTIDAPSSNKNVGTAPLATAKFEDVEKKLASPREPDKATKDTLRKTTEAYMPVLEAQRSLSKSKKEENSDSAKKAE, encoded by the exons ATGAGGAACCGGCGGTTTGCGCAGGTCACGACGAGCGACGACGAAGACGACGACGTCGTACCCCGGAGCCACCAGCAGTCGGCGGGGGATACATCGTCGCGGAAGAGGAAGCAGGTGAAGCTTCGAGAAGGGGACGACGAGGAGTCGGGGGAGGAGGAGAAGCAGAAGAGtaagaagaagaggagagggaaggagaaagaggCCGAAACGGCGTCGGGTAGCGAAGACGAGGAGGAGGAGCCACACGTGGTGGAGGACGCGAAGCCGATTGGCGAGGTCGTTAAGCTTTCCGGGAAGGGAAGGGGCCGGAGGCAGCACTACAAGGCGTTTGAGTACGACGGGACCCGATTTGACCTG GAGGATCCGGTTCTTCTAACTCCTGAGGATACAAAACAAAAGCCTTATGTGGCAATTATCAAG GATATAAGTAGGACCGGAGGTGGGAGCATGATGGTATTGGGACAGTGGTTTTATCGTCCTGAAGAGGCAGAGAAAAAAGCTGGTGGAAACTGGCAGTCAACTGATACAAGGGAGCTGTTCTATAGTTTCCATCGTGATGAGGTTCCTGCAGAATCTGTAATGCATAAATGTTTGGTGCATTTTGTTCCGTTAAACAAACAGCTTCCAAGTCGTAAACAGCATCCTGGCTTCATTGTGCAAAAGGTGTATGACACCCAAGGGAAAAAACTCTGGAAGCTGACAGATAGAGACTACGAAGAGGATAAGCAACATGAGATTGACTTGCTAGTTCAGAAAACTATTAAACTATTGGGAGAACTTCCTGATATAGAGATTGCAGATAACAATGCTTATCAGGATGATCAGTTGAAGACTAAAAGGGGTCTGATTAAAAAGAATATATCACCCCTTGATGTTTCTAGGGTGGAAGAAGCAACTGCTAGGCCTGGTCACAATCAAAAAGCTGAAACGCCTGGAAGCTGCCCAACAAGCAACTCAGAATATCATTCCATTTTAGCAAAGTCCATGGCACTAACTGGAGACACACTACGTGACAGATGGTTGGAGAAACTTCTACAAAATATCCGGCACCACGTATGGAACTCTGCTGACACTACAAACGGTATTGAAAAGAGAAAATCTGGCTCTGATGATATTGATCAAGAAAGTGACCGTAAGTCCACAGAAGTTGGAAATGGATCTCAGGATAATCTCAAG AGTGGCAACACGTCTTTTCTCTGGCCAGAGGATGCTGTTCGTGCAGTTACTTCTCTAGAGAAGGCCTCGCATGAGTCTCTCTCCTCAGATTTCCAAAAGTATAACCAGAAGTTGCGGCAACTGGGATTCAATCTCCAG AAAAATTCATTCCTAGCCCGTCGTCTGCTAAATCGAGAGTTGGAACCTTTAACAATAGTGAACATGTCACCTGAGGAGTTAAAG GAGGGTTTAACAGCTGAGGAGAGAGCAAAGAAGGAGCCTGATGATTGGGAGCGTATGCAG ATGACTGACGCTCGTTGCTCAAGATGCTCAGAGTTCAAAGTGGGAGTTAGGGACATTATTCAAGCAGGACACAGTGCTCGCTATCAG ctggAGTGTATTGCCTGTGGTCATTCATGGTATGCTGCCCGGGATGCGGTTTCAATGCTCACAATTGATGCACCCAGTTCTAACAAGAATGTGGGGACGGCTCCTTTGGCCACTGCCAAGTTTGAAGATGTTGAAAAGAAGCTGGCGAGCCCACGTGAGCCTGACAAGGCAACCAAGGACACTCTAAGAAAAACAACTGAAGCATATATGCCGGTGTTGGAAGCGCAAAGATCACTTAGCAAGtccaaaaaggaagaaaattctGATTCTGCAAAGAAAGCCGAGTAG
- the LOC114825638 gene encoding uncharacterized protein, with product MGLEMDFDRNCMVGLSPNTVLPTHRPHSHGERRSTKGKLKHKDDLLSIKEDFVEISFHHYRSASCKSVPSRPVVNIDLKRGSIYQSSKEVQNIKKMGTVEGRRKVGMPRSSDTSFSYRIVDTMCSSDEESTQNRSSVVSLKSDLNAPSVGRPHVEPCSSDSLIDICMDPGYREKHSAETLREFAVDLKLRSDAVAGPLNNGNELLERDQVHTLHKSFSAKVEMLQSRSPPESARSSRVSSKTRFSPIIKMFDPFMKSKSLRTLSYVVEPGKSKMSEPANMTRNRSHKKSLLPVYSNTAQSPDCDPQRINRDSHQSVVACSPVHLHGHLKLQNKHGMPFFEFSLKCSGDVLVARTWKADNSINWVYTFHSIGSRKKSNASGWGLYGSDRDSSMMGQMQVSCYLCSELKDGVFENSMVTEFVVYDIAHARQTFAAQENSNSSLDDVKPPKGSSPGTVGATVKLDESCPTKVKLQQKHASDKSDNDTSAWPSAELHPSLEIAAIVMQVPLEKRESLKYKRGDKISDKVHRNLLSMGEQKEAAPDSQSPGNLQVVVPAGNHGTPSAENSGPSSLLDRWRLGGGCDCGGWDMSCPLIVLSNPLTESSDNQLLAENQKLMELFVQGSKEKAPALTMTMVEEGHYAVDFHARLSTLQAFSTCVAILHGTETSAAAGQERNTQLSQCSSLKVVIEEEVKYLIEAVMEGEKKEVAKRVKKIQPSYVLNPPFSPIARV from the exons ATGGGATTAGAGATGGATTTCGATAGAAATTGCATGGTAGGTTTGAGTCCTAACACTGTGCTTCCAACTCATCGTCCTCATTCCCATGGTGAAagaaggagcacaaaaggaaaattaaaacataaagATGATTTATTGAGCATAAAGGAGGATTTCGTGGAAATCAGCTTTCATCACTATCGCAGCGCTTCTTGTAAAAGTGTTCCATCTAGGCCTGTTGTTAACATAGACCTTAAGCGTGGTTCTATATATCAAAGCTCCAAAGAGGTACAAAATATTAAGAAAATGGGCACTGTTGAAGGAAGGAGAAAAGTTGGAATGCCGCGAAGTAGTGACACCTCTTTCTCTTACCGAATTGTTGACACGATGTGTAGTTCAGATGAGGAGAGTACACAGAATAGGTCTTCAGTGGTATCTTTGAAATCAGACTTGAACGCACCATCTGTTGGCCGGCCTCATGTTGAACCATGCTCATCAGATAGTTTGATTGATATTTGTATGGATCCCGGTTACAGGGAAAAGCACTCTGCTGAAACTTTACGAGAATTCGCAGTGGATCTGAAACTAAGAAGTGACGCGGTTGCTGGACCTCTAAATAATGGTAATGAACTTCTGGAAAGAGACCAAGTTCACACATTGCACAAGTCTTTCTCTGCTAAGGTGGAAATGCTCCAATCTCGCTCCCCACCAGAGAGTGCTCGCTCATCCAGGGTCAGCTCAAAGACTCGGTTCAGCCCTATTATAAAGATGTTTGATCCATTCATGAAGTCTAAGTCTTTGAGAACTCTGAGTTATGTAGTGGAACCTGGCAAATCCAAAATGTCTGAGCCGGCAAACATGACAAGAAACAGGTCACATAAAAAATCTTTGTTGCCAGTCTATTCAAATACAGCACAGAGTCCAGATTGTGATCCTCAGCGTATCAACCGAGATAGCCACCAATCGGTTGTTGCATGCTCGCCAGTTCACCTACATGGCCATCTTAAGTTACAAAATAAACACGGAATGCCATTTTTTGAGTTCTCGTTGAAGTGCTCAGGAGACGTCTTGGTGGCCAGGACATGGAAAGCAGATAATTCTATTAATTGGGTGTATACCTTTCACTCCATCGGAAGCAGAAAGAAGAGCAATGCCAGCGGTTGGGGATTATATGGTAGTGACAGAGATTCTTCAATGATGGGACAGATGCAAGTGTCCTGTTACCTATGTTCGGAACTCAAAGATGGTGTTTTTGAAAATTCAATGGTGACGGAGTTTGTGGTGTATGATATCGCTCATGCAAGGCAAACGTTTGCAGCCCAAGAAAACTCTAATAGTAGCCTTGATGATGTTAAACCTCCCAAGGGTTCTAGTCCAGGCACAGTTGGGGCAACTGTAAAGTTGGATGAGTCTTGTCCCACCAAGGTCAAACTTCAACAAAAACATGCTTCCGACAAGAGTGATAATGATACTTCAGCCTGGCCGTCTGCAGAATTGCATCCAAGCCTTGAAATTGCAGCCATCGTTATGCAAGTTCCGttagaaaagagagagagtttgaaaTACAAGAGAGGGGATAAAATTAGTGATAAAGTACATCGAAACCTACTGTCTATGGGTGAACAGAAGGAGGCTGCCCCTGATAGCCAAAGTCCAGGAAACTTACAGGTGGTAGTACCAGCTGGAAACCATGGCACACCGAGTGCTGAAAACAGCGGTCCTTCATCGTTACTAGATCGGTGGAGGTTGGGTGGAGGCTGCGACTGTGGTGGCTGGGACATGTCCTGTCCTCTTATTgtcttaagcaatcccctcacCGAAAGCTCTGATAATCAACTATTGGCGGAGAATCAGAAGCTTATGGAACTTTTTGTTCAG GGATCGAAGGAGAAAGCACCAGCATTGACCATGACAATGGTTGAAGAGGGACACTATGCAGTTGATTTTCATGCCCGGTTATCTACACTACAAGCATTTTCTACATGTGTTGCCATTCTGCACGGTACAGAAACATCCGCAGCCGCAGGGCAGGAGAGGAACACACAGTTGTCACAATGCAGTTCATTGAAAGTAGTGATTGAGGAAGAAGTGAAGTACTTAATTGAAGCAGTTATGGAAGGGGAGAAGAAGGAAGTAGCTAAGAGGGTGAAAAAAATCCAACCGTCTTATGTACTCAaccctcccttctctccaaTTGCTCGGGTGTAG
- the LOC114825639 gene encoding uncharacterized protein gives MAGGNKLHKNDQPSIKYRWYPVGQASSGLPGFVHEESASAISDKVNKQCSRKLLPKPREILSTAELITAVGQIWDCASRPLGFFQPKAHSNQNDGGCQKDVILADIGGEGNDTAPISAKSEYLSVDFRNFGPFPPTIQSSLDFLQVSEKISVFEPCSRSYSHSSFWRFLHDGASVSQESWRGNGLASLEVSYQLGSIYGWMGDMISSGLNCPVKVTEIDNRTGQYCIPGDTVSIAGQSISGDTTSHSEKLAANAENPAVIECYKYHLSSYENGNLEMDTSTSLSSDYYLSSVGSVGDDSISRTPYSNPYTDYHIDSIVSCNDVFDECHPKTDHHELLGNQKKQSEKYIVQDECKAEICALACEKRRYALPKQEHAFAGALSGVFVSICLHPVDTIKTVVQSCRAEQKSIYDIGKSIVSDRGLTGLYRGIATNIASSAPISAVYTFTYESVKGALLPLFPKEYYSFAHCVAGGCASIATSFIFTPSERIKQQMQVGSHYHSCWNAFVGIIRKGGLPSLYAGWGAVLCRNVPHSIVKFYTYESLKQFMLSPKEAGVQPTTLQTLVCGGIAGSTAALFTTPFDVVKTRLQTQIPGSMSQYNGVIHALQEIGKNEGLQGLYRGLTPRLIMYMSQGAIFFASYEFFKRLFSLESPQTDVQRIQYKQKMDNDPVPPSSIPSPSSQASSELHAQHS, from the exons ATGGCAGGGGGCAACAAACTGCATaagaatgatcaaccttcgatcaAATACAGGTGGTACCCAGTTGGTCAGGCATCCTCTGGGCTTCCTGGTTTTGTTCATGAAGAATCTGCCTCCGCCATTTCTGATAAAGTTAATAAGCAATGCAGTAGAAAGTTGCTGCCTAAGCCTCGTGAGATATTGAGCACTGCTGAGCTCATCACAGCAGTTGGCCAGATATGGGATTGTGCAAGTCGTCCTCTTGGTTTTTTTCAACCCAAGGCACATTCAAACCAAAATGACGGTGGCTGTCAGAAGGATGTTATCTTGGCTGATATAGGTGGGGAAGGAAATGACACGGCACCTATTTCAGCCAAGAGTGAGTACTTGTCTGTTGATTTCAGGAATTTTGGTCCATTTCCACCCACAATCCAATCGAGTTTAGATTTTCTGCAGGTAAGTGAAAAGATTTCAGTGTTCGAACCTTGCAGTAGAAGTTATTCTCATTCATCATTTTGGAGGTTTTTGCATGATGGTGCGAGTGTGTCTCAAGAATCTTGGAGGGGAAATGGGCTTGCAAGTTTAGAAGTCTCATACCAATTGGGAAGTATATATGGATGGATGGGTGATATGATTTCTTCTGGGTTAAACTGCCCAGTCAAAGTTACTGAGATTGATAACAGAACTGGTCAGTACTGCATTCCAGGAGATACAGTGAGCATTGCAGGCCAATCTATTTCAGGAGATACAACTAGTCATTCAGAGAAATTGGCCGCAAATGCTGAAAATCCTGCTGTAATTGAATGTTACAAATACcatttatcatcatatgagaatgGAAACTTGGAGATGGATACAAGCACCTCTCTGTCTTCTGATTACTACCTGAGTTCTGTAGGCAGTGTGGGGGATGATAGTATTTCAAGGACCCCATACTCTAATCCATATACTGACTATCATATAGACTCGATTGTTTCCTGTAATGATGTGTTTGACGAATGTCATCCTAAGACAGATCATCATGAACTACTTGGGAACCAAAAGAAACAATCCGAAAAGTATATTGTCCAAGATGAATGCAAGGCAGAGATCTGTGCATTAGCATGTGAAAAGCGTCGTTATGCTCTTCCTAAGCAAGAGCATGCCTTTGCAGGTGCATTGTCTGGAGTATTTGTTAGCATTTGTCTTCATCCTGTTGATACAATTAAGACTGTTGTTCAATCCTGCAGAGCTGAGCAGAAGTCTATATACGACATTGGAAAATCAATTGTGTCTGATAGAG GTTTAACTGGACTTTATCGTGGTATTGCTACCAACATTGCATCATCAGCTCCAATTTCTGCAGTTTATACTTTCACATATGAATCAGTCAAGGGAGCTTTACTTCCTCTTTTTCCAAAG GAGTATTACTCTTTTGCCCACTGCGTGGCAGGCGGTTGTGCAAGCATTGCTACTTCCTTTATTTTTACTCCTAGTGAGCGTATAAAGCAGCAGATGCAAGTTGGTTCACACTATCACAGCTGCTG GAATGCATTTGTTGGAATCATTCGGAAGGGAGGTTTGCCATCACTGTATGCTGGATGGGGAGCTGTACTATGCAGGAATGTTCCTCACTCAATTGTCAAG TTCTACACATATGAAAGCCTGAAGCAATTTATGCTGTCTCCAAAAGAAGCTGGTGTCCAACCCACCACATTACAAACA CTAGTTTGTGGAGGAATAGCGGGATCTACTGCTGCTTTATTTACAACTCCTTTTGATGTTGTGAAGACAAGATTGCAGACTCAG ATTCCGGGGTCTATGAGCCAGTATAATGGTGTGATTCATGCCCTTCAAGAAATAGGAAAGAATGAAGGTCTGCAAGGCCTCTACAG GGGATTGACTCCGAGATTGATTATGTATATGTCTCAAGGAGCGATCTTCTTTGCATCGTATGAATTTTTCAAGAGATTGTTCTCTTTGGAGAGTCCCCAAACCGATGTTCAAAGAATTCAATACAAGCAAAAGATGGACAATGATCCAGTGCCGCCATCATCAATCCCATCACCATCTTCACAAGCATCATCTGAACTGCATGCTCAACATTCATGA